The Gemmatimonadota bacterium genomic interval GGTGGTTTGATTATTCTACCGGGTTCACACAAGAGCGAGTTTGAACGTCCAGAGGGGTTCTTTTATCCGGGTAGCCGGACGCCCGAAGGTGGGTATAATCCGGATTATGTTTCCTATGATGTTCCGCCGGGGGTATTAAATGTGATTCCCAAAGCGGGCGATGTGGTGATGATTTCAGAGATGGTAACGCATGGTGCGCTGAGTTGGAAGCCAAGGGATCGCGACCGGCGATTTTTGACACTGCGGTACATGCCGCAGTTTGTGATGCCGCTAAATGAATTTCCCGATGAAATTGTCGAACGGTTGTTGCCCGAGACACAGGAGCTAATTGCAACAGCATCCTATCCGCAGATTAAGAAAATCGTGCAAACTGAAAGTTAAAGGATCAGACTATGTCAGAGTTACAGCTTGAGTCTATTGAACCCTGGGCGCCGCATCCGACCGCTGCGCCGTTGACAGAACGCAGTGGGGATACGCTGGCAATTGCCGCAAATGGGACGCGCACCTGTATTGGCGGATGGCAGATCGCGTATTCGGGTGTGGAGGCCGGCAAGATATATGAGATCGTTGCCCAGTCGCAGTTTCAAGATGTGGATACGGCACGCGATGTGTTGCGCTGTGAGGCGTATTGGGGCCACCTGGATCGGGACAGTGGGCGGCGCGGCGAAGTTCTGTCCTGGGATTATCTCCTTCCCGAGTGGAATGGGGATACCGTGCAATTTTCGCGGCGTCTCACTGCTCCGGAAGATGCCGAACATCTGACCGTGCGCTATACGTTTCGCTGGTCGGTTGTGGGATCATCCGAATGGCAGTTGCCCAAAGTGGTCGCGACGGAAGTGGCAGAATCATACAAGTCCGTGAAAATTTGTGTCGCGACGGGACGGAGAGAAGATCGAGACCGGCGGTTTGAGTCGATTCAGGACAATGTCGATCTTTATTTGTCTTTGTGCCGGGAGATATGTGAAAAAGAAAAACCCGATTTGATTGTGTTGCCCGAGATCGCATTGCAATACGGGATTAAAGGGAGTCCATTGGAACTGGCAGTGCCCGTGCCGGGCCCCGAGGCGGAGCCATTTGCGGATGTTGCGCGCGATTATGGCGTATATGTGCTGTTGGGTGTGATTGAACGAGATGGCGATGCCGTTCACAATACAGCCGTGTTGTTCGCGCCCGATGGCGGCGTGGATGGCAAATATCGCAAGGTGCATCTGGCGGTGGGTGGCGAGATGGATTCGGGTATTTTGCCGGGTGATGATTTTCCTGTATTTGATACAGAGATTGGACGGATTGGGTGCAATATATGTATGGATTCTTCGGCGGCGGAGTCATCGCGGATGATCGGGTTAAACGGCGCGGACTTTTTGTTGTTGCCAATTATGGGCGATCACCGCGCGTGGCATCCAGAAGATCATACGTGGGATCCCGAGCGCTTTCGCGGGATTATGCAGACGCGGGCGCTGGACAATCAGTTGTGTATGGTGGTGGCGGTAAATCGCGCGGAGGGCAGTTGTATTATTGATCGCACCGGGCATGTGCTGGCATGGAATGATGGCAGTGAACGGTTTGTGGCCGCGGAGGTGAATCTCGTGGATGGATTCAGACCAAAGAGTCGCGGGTGCTTTCGCGGGATTAACTGGATGCAGCGACGACCACATACCTATCGCGCTTTTGTCGATGAAAAGAACGCAGGGACCTTGAAAACTGAGGCGTATTGAGGATTATATGCCGAGCGCGATTTGCTCGCATTCGGCATATTTTTTGACCAGTTCGTCATATACTGCGGGGTCGGTTGGGTTGACGACGGAGCCGGATATGGGTTCGGCGATGCCCTTGCTGATGTCTTCCCAGGTGGTATTGAGGTACGCATGCGCTGCGCGGAGGGCTGCGCCGAGGGCTGCGCTGTTGGTGACTTCAAATTGGTGAACGGGGCAGTTTTGCACGTCGGCCATGATCTGGAGAATTTCGGGATTGACCGATGCCCCGCCTGTGACGTAGATGGCTGAAGGACGCACGCCCATCCATTCTGAGTGAATGCGCATGGACATCATTTGTGCCTCGACGACTGCGCGGCAATTGCCATCGGCGTCCTGTTCGTCGAGGTCAAAACGGTGTACGCCGGGTTTGAGGACATTGGGCACGATTTCGGGTTCAAAATAGGGGAGCAGGATTTTGCCATTATTTCCCGGAGGGGTGGATTGGAGTGCATGGGAAAAACCGTCCCAGTCCAGACCATGAGATTGGCGTACGGCTTCGCGGGCGAGGGAGCCGTTTTTGAAACAGATGAGGGTCATGTAGTCGCCAGTGGGTGAGACAAAGACGTGACCTTCGCCGCGTGGGTCGGTCTGGCAATTTTTCATTGTGCCAAAGTAGGTGTCGCTGGTGCCGAGTGAGATGGCGACGAGGCCCTCGCGGATAAGACCGAGGCCGATGACGCTGTTGGGATTGTCACCCGACCAGACGAGTGCCTGTGCATTGGGGTTGACGCCGTATTTATCGACAAAGTAGGGGTTCACAGTGCCGATAATTGCGCGGGATTCTGCGAGCGGAGGCAGGCGGTGGGATAGGTCGGGGGCTGTGGCGTCGAGCGCGGCGGCATGATAGGTTCGGGTCTGAATGTCCATCAGGTTCATGCCTGCGCCATCGCCGTGATCGATGGGGGCAACTTTGCCCGCGATCAGAGAGGCCATGAAGGAAGAGACGAGCATGATGTGTGCGGTGTTGTTATAAGCATCGGGTTGTGTTTTGTAGAATTTGCGGATCTGTGGGCCTGTGAAGCGCTCAAAGGTGGTGGATCCCGTGGCGCTGGCTGTGGCTTGAAGACCGCCGAGGGCGTCGCAAATTTCATCGCATTCGGCGCGGGTAGAGGAGTCCATCCAGATGGGAGATGTGTCGCGGGAGAATATATCGCCGAGGTTTTCTACGAGGGATTTTGATGGGTTGAGATTGGATAAGGTATCCGCGGTTTTGAGATAGACAGAGCCGTGTTGTTGTCCCGAGCCAGAGATGGCCCGGATATTGCCGAGGGTTATACCCTCGGTTTTCATTTTGTCAAAAAGCACATCGAGGGCTTCCGCCCACATGAGAGGTGGGGAGTGAACAATTTTGGGGTCGAGGTGGTCGAGGACGCCATTTTGAGTGCCATAATGCGGTAGCGTTTCGTCGTAGTTCAGTGAAATGTCGTACACGACTTTGCGGGTGTCGATGTCTATGATAATAGCACTCAAGCTCTGCGTGCTGGCGTCAAGCCCGAGATAGAGGTTGCTCATGGATACTCCTTATGATTCATAAATAACCGGGCATTTGGATATTATTTCGAAAGGGTCATGATATACTCACGCCACATGTCGCCGCGATACTTGCAAAAATCGCACGGCACGCTGTCCCAGCCGTTTTAATAGATCCAGGTCTTGCCGCGCTTTGGCCAGTATCAAAATACCTTCGTAATACGCCCACAATGCCAGCGCTGTTTCCCGCGTGTCCATGGGGGACAGATCACTGGCTTCTACTGCTTCGTCGAGTGTTCTTTGTAACCGGCCGATTACATCCTCAAAGATGCGATCAATTTTATGGCGGATCAGCGGCTCGTGCGCGCTCATTTCCACGGCGAGGTTGCCAAACGGACATCCGCAAAGTTGTTTGTGCTGCTCGTAAAATTGGCAGTTTTGCTCATAGACCAGTTCAAAAAAACGCGAAATCCGCTCCAGGGGTGGTCGTTCTGATGAAAATGCCCGCTCCCAGGCGGTCTCCCGTGTAATCTCCCACCATTGATCTAATGAAGCCAGTACCAGGTCTTGTTTGGTCTCAAAGAAGTGGTAAAAGCTCCCTTTTTTTATCCCAGCAGTTTTGCACAATTCCTGTACGCCCACGTCGGTATAACTGCGCGTTAAAAACAAATCCATCGCAGCCTGTATCAGCCGCTCTTTTGCATCGCTCGTGCGTCCCATGATATGCCTTTTACGATAGATTCGATAAGTCTGCGTCGTTTTTTGTTTTGCTTTAAATTTTGTAAATTGATAATATGGGCTGTTCTGAAACTAAATATAGTCTATCCACACCGACTTTTCAATAAGGAGCTTCACATGCGCGTCATCGCAATTGGCACGGAATACACGGGCAAAACCACGCTGGTTCAAGCCATTCAAAAATGGGGCATGGAGCGCGGTATTCGCCATCACATGGACGATCACTTTTCCGTTCCCGATCAGCAAACCCTTACAAATCCCGCAGATCAAAAGGCTATGAACGAAGTGCCATCGCCCATCAAAGAGCGTTTTCAGCGGTTTCAGATCGCTTATCACGTGCGTCTGGTACACAATTACCAGCACGTCTTGCTCACGGGTTTTCACATTGAGGAAATGGTGTACGGCCAACGCTATTATTATCCCGATCTTGCGCGCCCGGTCGAAAATCCCCAGGCATGGGAAAAAGACATGCCCAAAGATATTATTCTGGTACATCTCACGGCCAGTCCCGAGGTTATCAAACAGCGCATGAAGGACGATCCACACGATTTTCCGATTGTGCCCGAATCGGATATCGAAGAGGTCCAGGAGGCATTTCAAGAAGAATTTCGCAAGTCATTTTTTAAACAGAAATTTCAGATCGATACATCAGACTTGAATGCAGACACACTTCTCAAAGCCTTTCTCGACGAATCGTTTTCCTATCTCACCGCCGCTGATCACGCCATTCGGTTGGCGAGACCGTAGTTAAAGATGAGGGACTGGGGATTGGTTCTCACCTCCTGCCAGTCCTATCCTCCGAGGTACTGATCTTGCCATCTCCACCTCCCAACATGCGCCTCGTGTTCGACGATGGCACGCTCGTTCTTCTGGATCCGCCAGCGGACTATGAACCGCCATCTCCGTTTATATGGGATAGCCGCGTGGGACGCTGGCGCGCTCAGGCGCATCGGTATCGCGATGTTGTAGAAGCATTACAGGATCGGGGTGTTGGCATAAAAAATGTGGTCCCGCGCTACAATCGTCTCAAACTCAATTTCAACCGAGAACACACCCCACATCCGCATCAGGCTGAAGCCTTTGATGCCTGGCAATCAAACCAATATCGCGGCGTGGTTGTTCTGCCCACGGGGTCGGGCAAGTCACTTCTGGCTCTGATGGGTATTGCTGAAGTTGGTCGCAGTACGCTTGTTGTCGCGCCTACGATTGATCTTATGAATCAGTGGTATGACTTGCTCAAAGATGCCTTTTCATGCGATATCGGTATCCTGGGAGGGGGATATCACGAGCTTGAAGACCTCACTGTAACGACTTACGACAGTGCGTATATGCACATGGACCGCTACGGCAATCGCTTTGGTTTTCTGGTTTTTGACGAGGTCCATCACCTGCCCGGCGAATCCTATTCCCACGGTGCAGAACTTTCTATTGCCCCCTATCGCCTGGGGCTTACAGCCACGCTCGAACGTCCCGATGGTCGCCATCTTATGCTGCGCGATCTCGTGGGTCCAACCGTTTATGAAAAGGGCATTCGCGATCTGTCTGGCGATTATCTTTCTGAGTACAATACAGAGCGCATAGAAGTCGATATGGTAGCCGAGGAGCGCGTCGAATACGAAACTGCGCGTTCGCAATTCAGTGCTTTTCTGGAGTCCAAGAATCTGCGGTTGGGCAGTGCCTCTGGATGGCAAAATTTCGTGCGCCTCTCAGCGCGTTCCAGCGACGGCCGAAGGGCGATGCTCGCCTATCGTCGCTATCGAAAAATCGCTCTGGGTACAACCGCTAAGTTGCGCGTGCTGGAAGATCTGCTGAAAAAACACCCGCGTGACCGCATGCTCATTTTCACCAATGACAACGAAACTGTTTATACGATTTCAGAACAATTTCTCATTCCCGCCATTACGCACCAGACCCGCACGAAGGAGCGCAGGGAAATCCTCAAAGCTTTTAATGAGGGCGATATTCTCGCGCTTGTGACTTCTCGCGTGCTCAACGAAGGGGTCAACGTACCTGAAGCCAATGTAGCAGTTGTGCTTTCGGGCACGAGTACTATCCGCGAGCACGTCCTGCGATTGGGGCGCATTTTGCGTCGTCGCGAAGGCAAACACGCCATTCTCTACGAAGTGATCTCTCGCAATACAGTCGAAGACCGAATTTCTCGCCGCCGCAGGCAACACGATGCGTACGATGGGAAGCAACGCGAGATGTTTTGAAAGGGAATTCTGTGCATATCGAAGATCTCTTTACCTCAGCCCAACGGGTGCTTATCGATCACCTTCACAGCCGCGACCAGGAGGAGCGCCGCGCTGGCTCTACCGATCCGCTGCGCCTCAAGGCTGCCAGTCCAGAGGTGGCACAGTATCTGTGTCTTACCGCGGTTCACCAACGGGCGAGGACGCTGGTCGAGTTTGGCACTTCACACGGCTATTCCACTTTGCATCTGGCCGCGGCAGCCCAGCACACGGGAGGCCGCGTTTTCACCCTGGACCAGATGTCCGAAAAAACTGCGGCGGCTCAGGGCAATTTGCGAGCTGCTGGTCTGAACCACCTGGTAGAGTGCCACACCGGTACTGGTAATGCCTTTATCGCAGCCCTTCCCGATTGCGTGGATTTCGTTTTTGTTGACTTTGGGCTGCACGCTTTTGCGCCTATGTTCGATATGCTGGAAAGCCGTCTGAGATCAGGGGCTTTCCTTTTTGTCGATGGATGGTCTGCGGTCGAACAATGGTACATGGATCCGGATTGGGCCACTTTTAAGAGCCGCCTGGATGAGACGCCCGATTATCTGACGTGTATTCTGCCTCTGCAAAAATCTCACCTCATTGCCATTAAACTGTCCTGAAAGTTGTAATGAAAAAACGGCAGTGGACATAAGGTCCACTGCCGTTTTTTTGTACAGGCAAAAATCCCGACATTTCGTCCTGCCGTTTTTACCTCTTGCCATTTCGGTCCGTCATATTGGCATTCGCCTCTATACTTTTTTTCATACTTCAGAATATAAATTTTTTATTATCAATATCTTATTCGTGTTGGTATTTCAGGTACGATATTTGCATAATTTTGGGGTGGTGACCTTTGGGATACTCTCATCTCGGTAAGGTCTAAAATTATTCACCATCCTCTGGAGATTTACAATGTATCGCTTCCAATCCCTCGCCATACTCGCCGGCATCGTGGGGCTGTTTGCCCTCGTGGGTTATTCCCTTTTTGGCTGGACCGGCGTTGTGCTCATTATCGCTGGTAGTCTCATATTTAACCTGTTTTCTCTGAGTGGATCTGCGCGAATGATACTCTCCTTTCACCGCGCACGTCCTATTTCAGAATGGGAAATGCCCGAGTTGTACCGCATTTCCGAAGCCCTTGCCGCGCGGGCAAATATTTCGACGCCCAGCCTTGCGATATATCCTTCGGACATGCCCAATGCCTTTGCGCTTGGCGTTGGCAATGGCGTTGTGGCACTCAGTTCAGGATTGCTGAGATTGCTCGATAGACGTGAGATTGCAGGTGTTCTTGCACACGAATTTGCACATCTCAAAAACCGCGATAGCCTGTTAAATCTTTCTGCTGGACTATTTGTGCGAGCTATATCTTTTCTTTCGACTTTATTTGGCATTCTGGTCTTCCTACTTTTCCTCTCTGGCGCGTGGTTAAGCATTGGTACAAATCTGATCCCTTTGATCTTGCTCACCAGTATTGCGCCTTATGGCGCCATCTTTCTGCATGCAACCCTGATGCGTACGCGAGAATTTCTCGCGGATCGCGATGCTGCCATGCTCACTGGTGATCCCGGTGGCCTGGGCAATGCCCTGATCAAATTGGAACAGGCAAATCGTTACCTTTCCCGCCTGCAACGCCGTTTTCGATTTATTTATACATCTGATGCCAGGACTGGTCCGCGCTGGCTTCGCACACATCCGCCCACAGAGGAACGGGTTCGTGCGCTCTGTGAAATCAGTGATCGCACAAGACCTTTTCCATCTGCGCCCGTTTTACCAGCGAGCAGGCCAATCGGTCCGCGGCGTATTATAATTACTTAAAGCGGTTGCAAATATTATACAATCCGGAACACCGATTGCGAATTGCACTGTGGAAGCTACATCGTTTGAGGCAGCACTGGAATCGGTGTTGCCAAAACTGCGCGAGGAGGGTCTTCAGGTCGTGCGCGTGGAGGTTGATGAAGTGTGCATTCATTCTGGGCATCAAAAATACTGCTGATTATATCGCGCTCTAATCTTGACAACGAGTTTTTAATTGGCTATTTTTTTGAAACTTATATGCTAATTATTTCGCATAAAATCATTCAAAAAAATAAAAGAACTGAGAATGGCAAGATCGCGGTAAGAGGGATTGACTGTCCGATAGGCTGAAAATTTTTCAATTATTAAGACCGAGATGCCATGATGCAAAATACAATGAGATATCTTCTTTCAATTTTATTGCTCGTGTTTTCTTCTGCTGTGAAGTGTGAGGATTTGCCGCAGCGCGAAGCGGTTCCCCGTCTGGCGGTGTTTCCACTACTTTCAGAGAAAGACTCTGATTACGGAATTTTTATGGCTGATCGATTGGTGGATGAGTTGATGCGCTATCGGGATATTCCCGCCTATCAGGGGCGCTGGTTTGAACTGGTGGAGCCTGATACGATTCCACAGGATCGGATGGAGAGGATATTGGAGACCAAACAGGCGTTGAAAGACTATGATTTATTTTTGTTGAAAACAGCGGCTCGCGCGGATCGGGCGTTGATCGGATTTGTTTCTGATGCCGGGACGCGCACATTGCATGTGCGGATTGTGGATCTGGACACTGGAGAACCTATTTGGATGGGCAAAGCGCGAGATGATGTCGAATGGCAGTGGATCTATGCCCAGCGCGATATAGGAGAGATTGCACTGGGCAATTTGATGTCGCAACTCGGGTTTCAGGAAGCCAATCGGCACGGCATGATGATGCGGTCAGATGAGTGGCCGTTGCAGGCGGTATTCGCGCCTTTGCACACTTCGCAAAAAGCGCTGGTGGGCGGGTATGAGCGGTTGATCAGGGAGGGTATGGTAGGTGATGGATTGTTTGATGGACTGGATATGTCACAGCCCATAGGTACGCGTCTGAGTGCTGCGGATCGGAAGTTGTTGGCGCATAGGGCAGATGCTGTTTTATGCGGTAGTTTGATGGCGACTGGCAAGGATAATGCGATTAATGCTGTAGGGGTTGCACTGCGGCTGATTGATACGTCTTCTGGTCGTATTTTGTGGGCGGGCAGTGCCAATGGTCGGCGCGTCTGGCGCAAGGATCGGTTTGACGATTTGTCGCAGACGATTGCCACAGATCTGATCGCGGGATTGGCAAAGGTTAAATCGGGCACTCAGACAGATGCCTGGGCTAATCAGCCAGAGCCACAAGATGGACCGGGCTGGGTGAATCGGGGGATGGTCGCGTTGGAACGCGGGCTTTTGAGCGATGCTGAAGAGGCATTTTTGAAGGCGGAATCTTTTGAGGATAGCCAGGTGCTATCTTATGAGGGATTGGGACGGGTTTATGCGCGACGCCCAGCCCTTCGACAGCGCGCGGTTTCGTATTTTTATCGCGCTATAGAGGCGGATACGACGCGCGCAGATTTGTATTACCAGATGGCGTCGGTGTATTTTGATATCGGTACGGATCAGTGCGTGGATATGGCGTCTCGGGCGATTGAGATTGATTCGACGTATAGCGCACCCTATCAGTTGTTGGGAGACTGGTTTTCGCGCGATGATTTTTACGCTTTGTCTCAGGACAATGCAACAGCCGCTGCGTATTATACGCGCTATTTGTCTCTGGAGCCGGATGATGTTAATGCGGTGGCAAAGCTGGGGGCTGTGTTGTTGCGTATGGAAGATCAGCAGGCGATTGCGCGACAGATTTTGCCCTTTATGAAACGCCATCCCGAGGCGCTCGATTTGTTGCCTGTTGCGTCACAGTGGGCTTATCGGGCGGGGGATTACGAACGCGCTTCGGTGTATTGGAATCGGTTTTTGGAGCGGATTGATGCACAAACGCTGGCGTTGTACGTCGATCCAACCCCTATTTTGTCAGATGCACAACGCGCGGTCTATAATGCGCTTCCCGATACAGAGAAGCAAAATTTTATCGATCGGTTCTGGATGCAAAAGGATCTGGATCCGACGACAGAAGTGAATGAGCGTTTGCAAGAACACTATCAGCGGGTGTGGATGGCGCGGCAATATTTCGCAGAGTCTGCGTATCCCTATGATAGGCGCGGTGAGGTGTATTTGCGCTATGGCGAGCCGGATTATCGCTCGCGGTCTGGTCGCGCGCCCGGGGTGATGAGTGTTGCGGTGCAGCGGGTGAAGGACGAGTTGTACGCGCAGTTGTACACGCGCCCATCCGAAGGCGCGCTTGTGGGCACGGTGTTTCCCGTGCGGAGTTCGCGCGCGATGATGGCCGATTCGTTTGACATGATGGTGGGGAGAAGAGCCGTGGCTTCTCATGTTATGGGTGATGGATATTTGCCGGTTACGTCTGGTGAAGATAATAGTCTCGTGCCCTGGGAATCGTGGGTGTATGTGACGATTGGTGGGGGGATGGAGATTACATTTACGGATGAGATGGGATCGGGGCATTTCAATTTTGCGCCGATTCCGCTGCGCCAGCCGATAGGGATGCGGTCCATAGCCAGGATTCAAGAAAATGCACCGGAAACGGTTTATATGCAGGCTTTGGGCGAGATGCCAGAGCAATACCGACCGTGGTGGCAAACGCGAGAGTTGGAATTTTATTACGATGTGGCCGATGCGCGCGGGGGGTATTTCATGACGCGGGTGGATGTGGCTTATGGTTTGCCGATAGATGTGGTGAAGATCGGCAGAGGCGATTTGACGTTGGCTATTGCGCTTTATGATTCGGTGACAAACCGCGCGTTTCGCATGCGTCGAACGGTTGTGCGGAAAGACACGCCATCTGATTCGAATGCCATGCTGACCGATTTGTTGACCTTGCCCGTGCCGCCCGGTACTTATCATTTGACAGTGAAGGCGGAGAATGTCAGTGCCAATCGCGTCGGTTTGTTGCGGCAGGTTCTTGCGGTTGAGTCTTATGGCGATTCGGAATTGCAGATGAGCGATCCGGTATTGGCTGCGCAGATTGACGAGACGGATGTGGAGGATGCTTTTCGCCGACAGAATTTGCGGGTGTTGCCTTTGCCTACGCGCGCGTTTCTCGTTGGGCAGGAGATGGGGTTGTATTTTGAGGTGTATAATCTGGTGGCAGACGCGTTTGGACAGACGCGCTATCGCGTGACGATTCAGATTGCGGCTCTGGAACAGGTAGAGGGTTTGCGAATGCTGTTGACCGGGCAGGAGGTCAATCCCGAAGTGTCGATGTCGTTTGAACAGGTGGATACGCAGCCGAGCGTGCAGGTCTATCAGTTTGTCGATCTGACAAAGGCCAAACAGGGGCGCAATCGGGTAAAAATTATCGTGGAAGACTTAAATGCACGTATGCAAGTTGCAAAGGAGATTGTGTTTCGGTATGGGCAATAGTGTCACATATTTTTTATTGTGTCTTTTGGTGTTGGTCGGGTGTGATTCCAGGCGCGATCTCGCTACTGATCCGGCTAATTCGCGGATTGTGGTCCCCTTTGATCTGAGATATGACGAGGCGCAGAATGCGGTTGTACTCGAATGGGAATATCTGGGTATTGAACCTGTGGCGCGCTATCGTTTTTGGCGCAGTGAGCGCGATGGCTGGCGCAGATTTCCCTGGCGTGATTTGCCTGCGCCTTCGCGGGAAGCGAACCCCCGTGCAGATGTGTGGAAGATGATGCCGATCGCGCATTTTGATATCCAGGCTGGTGAACAGCACCGTTATAGCCTGCATACAGAAACCGCCGAAAAGAAACCAGCAAGGGCAACCGTAGGCTCGGTGCAGATTCCCGGTGCGATATTGGAGACGATCCAGTTTTTGCCCGAAGAGGGTACAGCGACTGTCAACTGGCATTTGGCGGCAGGTGTTCCCCGTCGCTATGAGTTGTTGCGTTCTGTAGATGATGCAGCAGAGCAGGTGATTTTTCAGTCTGAAGATCCCGAAGTTGCGAGTTTTACCGATGTGATTATAGAGGGCAACCGCAAATATACGTATCGCTTGCGGAATACGATGGATCGCGATGTGATGCTCGATAGTCGCGAGATGTTTATATACCCGTATCAACGGCGACTCAATTTCAATATTGTCGAGGCACCGAATGTGTTTGTGGCTTTGACGTCCGCTACTACTTTTGCAAGTCCCGCCCTGGCGTTGCTCGCGACATCTGATGCCATTTCCATACGTGAGGTCGATCATACGGGATATGAGGGTGATCCGCGCGTACTGTCCGTGCCCAACCGCGCGGGGTTGCACTTGGAATCTCTCTCAGTTGTCGCGGTCTCTGCTGGAATCCGCGTTCTTCCCACTGTATTGCTCTGCGGCATTTTGTCAGAGACCAGAGAGGTGCAGTTTTTTGCGTTTCGGTCGTCTCAGTTGAGAATCTATGAGATTCCCTGGCAATACGAGGACTGGCGCGTTGCGGATTCTGAGTTGCCTACCGCGATAACGATTGCGCGAGATGGCACGATTTGGGTGGGTATTGGACAGAGGTTAAAGGCATTCTCATTTAATGTAAATACCATTATTGAACGCGGGTCTTATGATACGGGCATTGAAGGTGCGATCCAGAGTCTTGCGGTTTTGGGACCTGATATCTGGATGGTGACGGCATTGGGAGAGGTATTTCGCACAGATACAAGCCACATGGGGTCACAGCCTGTTTGGGAAGAGGTTGTGTTGTCCGATGGTGTTTTTGCCGTGTGGGTTGGCAGTGGTCCCAGGGCTGTATTTGTACTGGCTCGGGATCGAATTATGGTTTTTAATGCTGACGGACAGCCTGTATTGCGATGGCGTGTTATAGATGATCTGGTTTTAGATCCTGTGGGTTTGACTGTCTCTCATGATGGCGGTGTGTATGTATGGGATGCACAAAATCATATTGTTCTGTTTAAAAGCGCACCCCCGTTTCTGGTGCCTTTTGTCCAGGCCGATCCGAATTGATGGGAAGATTGAAATGAGAGTTTTTATTTTTATGGCGCTTATTTGCGCTTTTGGTATTGCAGGTGCTCAGGATGTTCCGCCTTATGTTCAAGAGGCTGAAGCGCGCTACAAACAGGGTGATTATGGAGGTGCGATAGGGTATTTGTTGGCTGTGCCGGGTGTGGCGCAACTCTCGCCGAAGCTGACGCCGATGAATCGAGATTCACGCGCGCGTCTGTTTTATGATCTGGGATGTTGTTATCTTGCAGCGGGGGACTCTCTGCGTGCCGATTGGGCATTTCGAGAGGCTTTTGCTCTGAATAACCGATTGAACCGGGGATATTTTGAGAATGCAGATCCGGGCGCGTTCTGGTGGGCTTTGTTGCACGGTGAGGAGGCCGCGCGCCGCCTGAAGACCAAACGCTTGTCG includes:
- a CDS encoding GWxTD domain-containing protein, producing the protein MMQNTMRYLLSILLLVFSSAVKCEDLPQREAVPRLAVFPLLSEKDSDYGIFMADRLVDELMRYRDIPAYQGRWFELVEPDTIPQDRMERILETKQALKDYDLFLLKTAARADRALIGFVSDAGTRTLHVRIVDLDTGEPIWMGKARDDVEWQWIYAQRDIGEIALGNLMSQLGFQEANRHGMMMRSDEWPLQAVFAPLHTSQKALVGGYERLIREGMVGDGLFDGLDMSQPIGTRLSAADRKLLAHRADAVLCGSLMATGKDNAINAVGVALRLIDTSSGRILWAGSANGRRVWRKDRFDDLSQTIATDLIAGLAKVKSGTQTDAWANQPEPQDGPGWVNRGMVALERGLLSDAEEAFLKAESFEDSQVLSYEGLGRVYARRPALRQRAVSYFYRAIEADTTRADLYYQMASVYFDIGTDQCVDMASRAIEIDSTYSAPYQLLGDWFSRDDFYALSQDNATAAAYYTRYLSLEPDDVNAVAKLGAVLLRMEDQQAIARQILPFMKRHPEALDLLPVASQWAYRAGDYERASVYWNRFLERIDAQTLALYVDPTPILSDAQRAVYNALPDTEKQNFIDRFWMQKDLDPTTEVNERLQEHYQRVWMARQYFAESAYPYDRRGEVYLRYGEPDYRSRSGRAPGVMSVAVQRVKDELYAQLYTRPSEGALVGTVFPVRSSRAMMADSFDMMVGRRAVASHVMGDGYLPVTSGEDNSLVPWESWVYVTIGGGMEITFTDEMGSGHFNFAPIPLRQPIGMRSIARIQENAPETVYMQALGEMPEQYRPWWQTRELEFYYDVADARGGYFMTRVDVAYGLPIDVVKIGRGDLTLAIALYDSVTNRAFRMRRTVVRKDTPSDSNAMLTDLLTLPVPPGTYHLTVKAENVSANRVGLLRQVLAVESYGDSELQMSDPVLAAQIDETDVEDAFRRQNLRVLPLPTRAFLVGQEMGLYFEVYNLVADAFGQTRYRVTIQIAALEQVEGLRMLLTGQEVNPEVSMSFEQVDTQPSVQVYQFVDLTKAKQGRNRVKIIVEDLNARMQVAKEIVFRYGQ
- a CDS encoding DUF5683 domain-containing protein, which translates into the protein MRVFIFMALICAFGIAGAQDVPPYVQEAEARYKQGDYGGAIGYLLAVPGVAQLSPKLTPMNRDSRARLFYDLGCCYLAAGDSLRADWAFREAFALNNRLNRGYFENADPGAFWWALLHGEEAARRLKTKRLSAAMRSLVFPGWGQYYRGYKKKGYAFLGAVVGTSVALQFQYRNFQSARDHYNQTNIFQHVNQRYPNEDGTRYTEWEARHRDVKSSEKRVNILIGVLGAIWVLNLFDSAVFEPAPMGLMIAF